In Zingiber officinale cultivar Zhangliang chromosome 6A, Zo_v1.1, whole genome shotgun sequence, a single genomic region encodes these proteins:
- the LOC121997953 gene encoding hepatocyte growth factor-regulated tyrosine kinase substrate-like isoform X2 gives MAETPPPFQEASRCDVCNCSFNTFRRRHHCRRCGRTLCHEHSSNYMILPQFGISSDVRVCSDCFNDSSRFQKDNKQTSPNTSNGAENSFSRLTLNENAVLLAKTSEESAAGVLECKCGMPLCICVAPTPEPVPIQNTTISNTKPKKASSQKSTESISMKHASTSSRNPSPIFNHSQASNLTIDKASANYEVSGEGLREAIKNSDATAVKELLSKGVDPNYCDKQGLTLLHLAAVFNQTEIAFILMDHGASTESKNAQGETPVDCAPTMLQYKMRKKMEELVSIG, from the exons ATGGCGGAGACGCCGCCTCCTTTCCAGGAAGCATCCCGCTGCGACGTCTGCAACTGTAGTTTCAACACCTTCCGCCGTCGg CATCATTGTCGACGTTGCGGCAGGACATTATGTCATGAACATTCTTCAAACTACATG ATCTTACCACAATTTGGCATATCTTCTGATGTCAGAGTGTGCTCTGACTGTTTCAACGACTCTTCTAG GTTTCAGAAAGATAATAAACAGACTTCTCCGAATACCTCCAATGGCGCAGAGAACTCATTTTCAAGATTAACACTTAACGAGAATGCTGTTTTATTGGCTAAAACATCAGAAGAATCTGCAGCAGGTGTTCTGGAGTGCAAGTGTGGGATGCCTTTGTGTATATGTGTAGCTCCAACACCAGAACCAGTTCCTATACAG AATACTACTATCTCAAATACCAAACCAAAGAAGGCTAGCAGCCAGAAATCTACAGAATCCATTTCAATGAAGCACGCTTCTACTTCTTCCAGGAATCCAAG CCCGATTTTTAACCATAGTCAAGCAAGCAACCTTACAATAGATAAGGCTAGTGCAAATTACGAAGTCAGTGGAGAG GGGTTAAGAGAAGCAATTAAGAATAGTGATGCTACTGCTGTCAAAGAACTTCTTAGTAAG GGTGTGGATCCAAATTATTGTGACAAGCAAGGCTTAACGTTGCTACATCTT GCTGCAGTTTTTAACCAGACTGAAATAGCTTTCATCCTCATGGATCATGGAGCAAGCACAGAATCCAAAAATGCACAAG GCGAAACACCTGTGGATTGTGCTCCCACCATGTTGCAGTACAAAATGCGCAAGAAAATGGAGGAACTTGTGTCCATCGGATAA
- the LOC121997953 gene encoding hepatocyte growth factor-regulated tyrosine kinase substrate-like isoform X1 produces the protein MAETPPPFQEASRCDVCNCSFNTFRRRHHCRRCGRTLCHEHSSNYMILPQFGISSDVRVCSDCFNDSSRFQKDNKQTSPNTSNGAENSFSRLTLNENAVLLAKTSEESAAGVLECKCGMPLCICVAPTPEPVPIQMQNTTISNTKPKKASSQKSTESISMKHASTSSRNPSPIFNHSQASNLTIDKASANYEVSGEGLREAIKNSDATAVKELLSKGVDPNYCDKQGLTLLHLAAVFNQTEIAFILMDHGASTESKNAQGETPVDCAPTMLQYKMRKKMEELVSIG, from the exons ATGGCGGAGACGCCGCCTCCTTTCCAGGAAGCATCCCGCTGCGACGTCTGCAACTGTAGTTTCAACACCTTCCGCCGTCGg CATCATTGTCGACGTTGCGGCAGGACATTATGTCATGAACATTCTTCAAACTACATG ATCTTACCACAATTTGGCATATCTTCTGATGTCAGAGTGTGCTCTGACTGTTTCAACGACTCTTCTAG GTTTCAGAAAGATAATAAACAGACTTCTCCGAATACCTCCAATGGCGCAGAGAACTCATTTTCAAGATTAACACTTAACGAGAATGCTGTTTTATTGGCTAAAACATCAGAAGAATCTGCAGCAGGTGTTCTGGAGTGCAAGTGTGGGATGCCTTTGTGTATATGTGTAGCTCCAACACCAGAACCAGTTCCTATACAG ATGCAGAATACTACTATCTCAAATACCAAACCAAAGAAGGCTAGCAGCCAGAAATCTACAGAATCCATTTCAATGAAGCACGCTTCTACTTCTTCCAGGAATCCAAG CCCGATTTTTAACCATAGTCAAGCAAGCAACCTTACAATAGATAAGGCTAGTGCAAATTACGAAGTCAGTGGAGAG GGGTTAAGAGAAGCAATTAAGAATAGTGATGCTACTGCTGTCAAAGAACTTCTTAGTAAG GGTGTGGATCCAAATTATTGTGACAAGCAAGGCTTAACGTTGCTACATCTT GCTGCAGTTTTTAACCAGACTGAAATAGCTTTCATCCTCATGGATCATGGAGCAAGCACAGAATCCAAAAATGCACAAG GCGAAACACCTGTGGATTGTGCTCCCACCATGTTGCAGTACAAAATGCGCAAGAAAATGGAGGAACTTGTGTCCATCGGATAA
- the LOC121997951 gene encoding 3-ketoacyl-CoA synthase 10-like, with amino-acid sequence MEMSNRGTGEQALLSTEIVNRGVEASGPDAGSPTFSVRVRRRLPDFLQSVNIKYVKLGYHYLVSHALYLATLPLLLLVFGAEFVSLTTAELWRRLWGETSFDLVSVLTFVAVLAFTAAVYVLSKRRPVYLIDFACYRPSDDLKVSKAEFIELARKSGKFDEESLSFQSRILKSSGIGDESYVPKCVFSPKDTSCATMKDGREEASTAMFAALDELFDKCGVSPKEVGVLVVNCSLFNPTPSLSAMIVNRYKMRGSILSYNLGGMGCSAGVIALDLARDMLQANSSTYAVVVSTEAVSFTWYAGRRRSMLIPNCFFRMGCSAVLLSNRRRDFRRAHYRLEHIVRTHKGADDRSFRSVYQEEDEQGMKGLSISRELMEVGGHALKANITTLGPLSLPFSEQLLFFAALIRRHLSPNSAALAKPYIPDYKLAFEHFCVHAASKAVLDALQKNLELEDRHMEASRAALHRFGNTSSSSIWYQLAYLEAQGRVRAGDRVWQIAFGSGFKCNSAVWKALRRVRRPTRSPWLDCLHRYPAVLGA; translated from the exons ATGGAGATGAGCAACAGAGGAACAGGGGAGCAGGCGTTGCTCTCCACGGAGATCGTGAACCGCGGGGTGGAGGCGTCGGGGCCCGACGCGGGCTCGCCGACGTTCTCGGTCAGGGTGCGGCGTCGCTTGCCGGACTTCCTGCAGTCGGTGAACATTAAGTACGTGAAGCTCGGCTACCACTACCTTGTCAGTCACGCCCTGTACCTGGCCACCCTCCCGCTCCTCCTCCTCGTCTTCGGCGCCGAGTTCGTGAGCTTGACCACCGCGGAGCTGTGGCGGAGGCTGTGGGGCGAGACCAGCTTCGACCTCGTCAGCGTTCTCACGTTCGTCGCGGTGCTGGCCTTCACCGCCGCCGTCTACGTCTTGTCCAAGCGCCGGCCCGTCTACCTCATCGACTTCGCCTGCTACCGTCCTTCCGACGACCTCAAGGTGTCGAAGGCGGAATTCATCGAGCTGGCGCGGAAGTCGGGGAAGTTCGACGAGGAGAGCCTTTCCTTCCAGTCCCGGATCCTGAAGAGCTCCGGCATCGGCGACGAGAGCTACGTGCCCAAGTGCGTGTTTTCTCCCAAGGATACGAGCTGCGCCACCATGAAGGACGGCCGCGAGGAGGCGTCCACGGCGATGTTCGCGGCGCTGGACGAGCTGTTCGACAAGTGCGGGGTGAGTCCCAAGGAGGTGGGCGTGCTGGTGGTGAACTGCAGCTTATTCAACCCCACGCCGTCCCTGTCGGCCATGATCGTGAACCGCTACAAGATGCGGGGCAGCATCCTGAGCTACAACCTGGGAGGGATGGGGTGCAGCGCCGGGGTGATCGCGCTTGACCTCGCCCGCGACATGCTGCAGGCCAACTCCAGCACCTACGCCGTGGTGGTCAGCACCGAGGCGGTCTCCTTCACTTGGTACGCCGGACGCCGCCGCTCCATGCTCATCCCCAACTGCTTCTTTCGCATGGGCTGCTCCGCCGTGCTGCTCTCCAACCGCCGCCGCGATTTCCGCCGGGCCCACTACAGGCTCGAGCACATTGTCAGGACGCACAAAGGCGCCGACGACCGCAGTTTCAG GAGTGTGTATCAGGAGGAGGACGAGCAAGGAATGAAGGGTTTATCCATTAGCCGTGAGCTGATGGAGGTGGGCGGACACGCGTTGAAGGCCAACATCACCACCCTCGGCCCCCTCTCGCTCCCCTTCTCCGAGCAGCTCCTCTTCTTCGCCGCCCTGATACGCCGCCACCTGTCACCCAATTCCGCCGCCCTCGCGAAGCCCTACATCCCCGACTACAAGCTGGCGTTCGAGCACTTCTGCGTGCACGCGGCGAGCAAGGCGGTGCTGGACGCGCTGCAGAAAAACCTGGAGCTGGAGGACCGCCACATGGAGGCCTCCCGCGCCGCCCTCCACCGTTTCGGCAACACCTCCAGCAGCAGCATCTGGTACCAGCTGGCCTACCTGGAGGCCCAGGGCCGCGTCCGCGCCGGAGACCGCGTCTGGCAAATCGCCTTCGGCTCCGGCTTCAAGTGCAACAGCGCCGTCTGGAAGGCCCTGCGCCGCGTCCGCCGCCCCACCCGCAGTCCCTGGCTCGACTGCCTCCACCGCTACCCCGCCGTCCTCGGCGCTTAG
- the LOC121997952 gene encoding pirin-like protein, whose translation MSLIRGGMNRGLPSFSRKADIIQTQCIILHVLPFNLVEFGRRTNKAACRRQRPFYKMNGLPAKRTRIKNMTRRPCAGINFNPHSRSASIKPFIILISVFCLLPPCLLFFHDLSSMADHGAPSFEKPRLVVKKVLAKSQEDGDGASVRRSIGRPELRNLDPFLMLDEFTVSAPAGFPDHPHRGFETVTYMLKGAFTHQDFAGHEGTIRAGDLQWMTAGRGIVHSEMPAADGENQGLQLWINLSSKDKMMEPRYQELQSQEISRVEKDGVDVRIIAGESFGVRSPVYTQTPTMFLDFTLQPGAEIHQRIPESWNAFVYIVDGEGLFGDPSAAPAASHHVLVLGDGDGLSVWNRSERPLRFALIGGQPLKETVVQHGPFVMNTHAEIQQAFHDYQYGMNGFERARKWKSQQ comes from the exons ATGTCGTTAATCCGAGGTGGCATGAATCGAGGGCTTCCGTCATTCTCCCGTAAGGCTGACATAATACAAACGCAATGCATCATCCTTCACGTATTGCCGTTCAATCTGGTTGAATTTGGAAGGAGAACGAATAAGGCGGCGTGCCGCCGTCAACGCCCGTTCTATAAAATGAATGGTTTACCTGCCAAACGCACGCGCATTAAGAACATGACAAGGCGGCCCTGCGCTGGTATAAATTTCAATCCCCACTCCAGATCTGCCTCAATCAAGCCCTTCATCATCCTCATCAGCGTCTTTTGCCTTCTGCCTCCTTGTCTTTTGTTCTTCCACGATCTCAGTTCCATGGCAGATCACGGCGCCCCGAGCTTTGAGAAGCCCAGGCTGGTGGTGAAGAAGGTCCTCGCCAAGTCGCAAGAAGACGGCGATGGTGCTTCCGTCCGGAGAAGCATTGGAAG GCCGGAATTGAGGAACTTGGATCCTTTTTTGATGCTGGACGAGTTCACAG TTTCCGCTCCTGCTGGATTCCCGGATCATCCCCACAGAG GTTTTGAGACAGTGACGTACATGCTGAAG GGAgctttcactcaccaagatttcgcTGGTCACGAAGGCACAATCAGGGCAGGAGATCTGCAG TGGATGACTGCTGGAAGAGGGATCGTGCACTCAGAGATGCCGGCTGCCGACGGCGAAAACCAAGGATTGCAGTTATGGATCAATCTCTCTTCCAAAGACAAAAT GATGGAGCCGAGATACCAGGAATTGCAAAGCCAGGAAATAAGCAGGGTGGAGAAGGACGGCGTCGACGTCCGCATCATCGCCGGCGAATCCTTCGGCGTGCGCTCGCCCGTATACACCCAAACGCCGACGATGTTTCTCGACTTCACTTTGCAGCCCGGCGCGGAAATCCACCAGCGCATCCCCGAGTCGTGGAACGCCTTCGTCTACATCGTCGACGGCGAGGGCCTCTTCGGCGACCCAAGCGCAGCCCCTGCGGCGAGCCACCACGTGCTTGTGCTCGGCGACGGCGACGGCCTGAGCGTGTGGAACCGATCGGAGCGGCCGCTAAGGTTTGCCTTGATCGGAGGGCAGCCGCTGAAGGAGACCGTGGTGCAGCACGGCCCATTCGTGATGAACACCCACGCAGAGATCCAGCAGGCCTTCCACGATTACCAGTACGGAATGAATGGCTTCGAGAGGGCTCGCAAGTGGAAATCTCAGCAATAG
- the LOC121997947 gene encoding oligouridylate-binding protein 1B-like isoform X2 produces the protein MQQQRLKQQQALMQQALLLQQQQQQQQQQSLYPHPGLLAPPQIEPILSGNLPPGFDPSTCRSVFVGNVHLQVTEPLLQEVFQSAGLVEGCKLIRKEKSSFGFVDYFDRRSAALAIVMLNGRQLFGQSIKVNWAYASGQREDTSGHFNIFVGDLSPEVTDATLYACFSVYPSCSDARVMWDQKTGRSRGFGFVSFRNQQDAQSAINDLTGKWIGSRQIRCNWATKGANAGEDKTSSDSKSVVELTTGSVEVHDNTNEDGPENNPQYTTVYVGNLSYEVSQLDLHHLFHSLGAGVIEEVRVQRDKGFGFVRYSSHSEAALAIQTGNGRMLGGKPIKCSWGSKPTPPGTTSTPLPPPAAVTFPGISATDLLGYERSLALGKIGASQQAMMHAQAQHALKQAAMGMGAGASQAIYDGGYQNVNAAHQLMYY, from the exons ATGCAGCAGCAGAGGCTCAAACAGCAGCAGGCTCTGATGCAACAGGCCCTCCTTCTACAGCAGCagcaacagcagcagcagcagcaatcCCTCTATCCCCATCCCGGTCTCTTGGCTCCCCCTCAG ATAGAGCCAATCCTAAGTGGAAATCTTCCTCCTGGATTTGATCCAAGCACATGTCGCAGTGT GTTTGTAGGTAATGTTCATCTTCAAGTTACAGAACCTCTTCTTCAAGAGGTTTTTCAAAGCGCTGGTCTAGTTGAAGGATGTAAGCTCATTAGAAAAGAAAAG TCATCATTTGGTTTTGTTGATTACTTTGATCGCCGATCAGCTGCACTTGCAATTGTAATGCTGAATGGAAGACAGCT ATTTGGTCAATCTATCAAGGTTAATTGGGCATATGCTAGTGGGCAAAGGGAGGATACATCTG GGCACTTCAATATCTTCGTTGGTGATCTTAGCCCTGAGGTTACAGATGCTACTTTGTATGCATGCTTTTCCGTGTATCCAAGCTGCTC AGATGCAAGAGTCATGTGGGACCAAAAAACTGGGCGGTCAAGGGGTTTTGGTTTTGTATCTTTCCGGAATCAACAG GATGCTCAAAGTGCCATAAATGATTTAACTG GCAAGTGGATTGGCAGTCGCCAAATTCGTTGTAACTGGGCTACCAAGGGAGCTAATGCTGGTGAAGATAAAACAAGTTCTGATTCAAAGAGTGTGGTGGAATTAACAACTGGATCTGTAG AAGTCCATGATAATACAAATGAGGATGGTCCAGAGAATAACCCACAGTATACCACTGTCTATGTTGGTAATCTTTCTTATGAG GTTAGTCAACTAGATCTCCATCACCTTTTCCATTCTCTTGGTGCTGGAGTGATTGAAGAAGTTCGCGTACAACGTGATAAGGGGTTTGGTTTTGTGAGATACAGTAGCCATTCTGAGGCTGCATTGGCTATCCAAACAGGAAATGGCCGAATGCTCGGTGGGAAGCCAATCAAG TGCTCTTGGGGTAGCAAgcccactcctcctggaacaaCCTCCACGCCACTTCCTCCACCTGCTGCTGTGACATTCCCTGGAATCTCTGCGACTGATCTCTTAGGTTATGAGCGCTCATTGGCATTGGGCAAGATCGGTGCCAGCCAACAGGCAATGATGCATGCCCAAGCTCAGCATGCTCTCAAGCAAGCTGCCATGGGGATGGGTGCTGGCGCTAGTCAAGCTATTTATGATGGTGGCTACCAAAATGTGAATGCAGCTCATCAGCTCATGTATTACTAA
- the LOC121997947 gene encoding oligouridylate-binding protein 1B-like isoform X1 gives MQQQRLKQQQALMQQALLLQQQQQQQQQQSLYPHPGLLAPPQIEPILSGNLPPGFDPSTCRSVFVGNVHLQVTEPLLQEVFQSAGLVEGCKLIRKEKSSFGFVDYFDRRSAALAIVMLNGRQLFGQSIKVNWAYASGQREDTSGHFNIFVGDLSPEVTDATLYACFSVYPSCSDARVMWDQKTGRSRGFGFVSFRNQQDAQSAINDLTGKWIGSRQIRCNWATKGANAGEDKTSSDSKSVVELTTGSVEEVHDNTNEDGPENNPQYTTVYVGNLSYEVSQLDLHHLFHSLGAGVIEEVRVQRDKGFGFVRYSSHSEAALAIQTGNGRMLGGKPIKCSWGSKPTPPGTTSTPLPPPAAVTFPGISATDLLGYERSLALGKIGASQQAMMHAQAQHALKQAAMGMGAGASQAIYDGGYQNVNAAHQLMYY, from the exons ATGCAGCAGCAGAGGCTCAAACAGCAGCAGGCTCTGATGCAACAGGCCCTCCTTCTACAGCAGCagcaacagcagcagcagcagcaatcCCTCTATCCCCATCCCGGTCTCTTGGCTCCCCCTCAG ATAGAGCCAATCCTAAGTGGAAATCTTCCTCCTGGATTTGATCCAAGCACATGTCGCAGTGT GTTTGTAGGTAATGTTCATCTTCAAGTTACAGAACCTCTTCTTCAAGAGGTTTTTCAAAGCGCTGGTCTAGTTGAAGGATGTAAGCTCATTAGAAAAGAAAAG TCATCATTTGGTTTTGTTGATTACTTTGATCGCCGATCAGCTGCACTTGCAATTGTAATGCTGAATGGAAGACAGCT ATTTGGTCAATCTATCAAGGTTAATTGGGCATATGCTAGTGGGCAAAGGGAGGATACATCTG GGCACTTCAATATCTTCGTTGGTGATCTTAGCCCTGAGGTTACAGATGCTACTTTGTATGCATGCTTTTCCGTGTATCCAAGCTGCTC AGATGCAAGAGTCATGTGGGACCAAAAAACTGGGCGGTCAAGGGGTTTTGGTTTTGTATCTTTCCGGAATCAACAG GATGCTCAAAGTGCCATAAATGATTTAACTG GCAAGTGGATTGGCAGTCGCCAAATTCGTTGTAACTGGGCTACCAAGGGAGCTAATGCTGGTGAAGATAAAACAAGTTCTGATTCAAAGAGTGTGGTGGAATTAACAACTGGATCTGTAG AAGAAGTCCATGATAATACAAATGAGGATGGTCCAGAGAATAACCCACAGTATACCACTGTCTATGTTGGTAATCTTTCTTATGAG GTTAGTCAACTAGATCTCCATCACCTTTTCCATTCTCTTGGTGCTGGAGTGATTGAAGAAGTTCGCGTACAACGTGATAAGGGGTTTGGTTTTGTGAGATACAGTAGCCATTCTGAGGCTGCATTGGCTATCCAAACAGGAAATGGCCGAATGCTCGGTGGGAAGCCAATCAAG TGCTCTTGGGGTAGCAAgcccactcctcctggaacaaCCTCCACGCCACTTCCTCCACCTGCTGCTGTGACATTCCCTGGAATCTCTGCGACTGATCTCTTAGGTTATGAGCGCTCATTGGCATTGGGCAAGATCGGTGCCAGCCAACAGGCAATGATGCATGCCCAAGCTCAGCATGCTCTCAAGCAAGCTGCCATGGGGATGGGTGCTGGCGCTAGTCAAGCTATTTATGATGGTGGCTACCAAAATGTGAATGCAGCTCATCAGCTCATGTATTACTAA
- the LOC121997948 gene encoding beta-galactosidase 15-like, whose protein sequence is MMEITSHSSIPFCLLVSLLFCLCSSAAAANVTYDGRAIIIDGQRKLLISGSIHYPRSTAQMWPDLVKKAKEGGLDAIDTYIFWDSHEPRKREYNFEGDLDFINFIKIVQAAGLYVVLRIGPYVCAEWNYGGFPLWLHQIPGIQLRTNNDIYKAEMQTFTTLIVDMVKKENLLASQGGPIILTQIENEYGNFIDKYGDAGKQYLQWCVNMAVSLDVGVPWIMCQQADAPPPTINTCNGFYCHKFVPNREGSPKMWTENWTGWFQAWGDGQPHRPAEDVAYAVAYFFASGGTYQNYYMYHGGTNFARTSGGPFLVTSYDYDAPLDEYGNIKQPKWGHLKQLHSAIKLMEKALTYGDLNTTNIGNGVAVMKYSAEGSTSGCFLVNVNGSNDVTVTYNGNAYFVPGRSISVLPDCVQEAYNTAKVTTQTTLMINKPASSKFSWQWHPEKIKDTLKGKGSFSNNSLLEQIMTTGDTSDYLWYMTSVTLNQSDPLWNDTMNLRVQTKGHILHAYVNKHLIGSQYATKGNYKFDFRQATKFQVGHNVITLLSATDGLANYGAFFDMQRAGIDGGPVQIIGNGNNPLDLSNNTWSYKVGLNGERSQIYSPSSHHGAKWKSNTLPTNAPMTWYKTTFEVPAGDGGLVLDLEGMTKGQAWVNGKNIGRYWVSFIAGNNGCGPCDRRQPYNSDNCRTGCGKPSQRWYHVPRSYTTQGPNTLVLFEEVGGDVAQVNLQTVAVGTVCSNVLEGSTLELSCQGEGSFTDIQFASFGNPQGSCGSFTKGSCDAPNALDVVKKACIGQSQCSIDVAESVFSSSGCSEPRKSLAVQAVC, encoded by the exons ATGATGGAGATCACCTCACATTCTTCCATTCCCTTTTGCCTCCTCGTCTCTCTGCTCTTCTGCCTCTGCTCATCGGCGGCGGCCGCCAACGTCACCTACGATGGAAGAGCAATCATCATCGACGGCCAAAGGAAGCTTCTCATCTCTGGCTCGATTCACTATCCGCGCAGCACTGCTCAA ATGTGGCCTGACCTCGTGAAGAAAGCCAAAGAAGGTGGACTCGATGCCATCGACACTTACATCTTTTGGGATTCCCATGAGCCACGTAAAAGAGAG TATAATTTCGAGGGCGATCTCGACTTCATCAACTTCATCAAGATTGTCCAAGCCGCAGGACTCTACGTTGTTCTCAGGATAGGGCCATATGTCTGCGCCGAGTGGAATTACGG AGGCTTCCCTTTGTGGCTACATCAGATTCCAGGAATTCAACTAAGAACTAATAATGACATCTACAAG GCTGAAATGCAAACCTTTACGACTCTGATAGTCGACATGGTCAAGAAGGAAAATCTATTAGCATCTCAAGGTGGACCCATCATTCTTACTCAG ATCGAGAACGAGTACGGGAACTTCATTGACAAGTATGGAGATGCAGGTAAACAATACCTCCAATGGTGTGTGAATATGGCAGTATCACTCGATGTCGGTGTCCCATGGATCATGTGCCAACAAGCAGATGCTCCACCTCCTACC ATAAATACATGCAATGGATTCTACTGTCACAAGTTCGTGCCAAATCGCGAAGGTAGTCCCAAGATGTGGACAGAAAATTGGACAGGATG GTTCCAAGCTTGGGGAGATGGTCAACCACATAGACCTGCTGAGGATGTAGCTTATGCAGTGGCTTACTTCTTTGCTTCTGGAGGCACTTATCAAAATTATTACATG TATCACGGAGGAACAAACTTTGCTCGAACTTCAGGAGGTCCTTTTCTAGTAACATCATATGATTATGATGCTCCTTTGGATGAATATG GGAACATAAAGCAACCCAAATGGGGACACTTGAAGCAACTACATAGTGCCATCAAACTGATGGAGAAGGCTCTAACATATGGTGACCTGAATACTACAAACATAGGGAACGGAGTAGCG GTGATGAAATACTCGGCAGAAGGATCTACTTCTGGCTGCTTCTTGGTGAATGTTAATGGGTCAAACGATGTGACTGTGACATACAATGGCAATGCATATTTTGTGCCCGGTAGGTCCATCAGTGTCCTCCCTGATTGTGTTCAGGAAGCTTACAACACTGCCAAG GTAACAACACAAACCACTTTGATGATTAACAAGCCTGCAAGCTCCAAGTTTAGTTGGCAGTGGCATCCCGAGAAGATCAAAGACACCCTTAAAGGAAAGGGCTCATTCTCTAATAACTCGCTCTTGGAGCAGATAATGACAACCGGTGATACGAGTGACTACTTGTGGTACATGACTAG TGTAACTCTCAATCAATCCGATCCACTGTGGAATGACACGATGAACCTGCGAGTTCAAACCAAAGGCCATATTCTTCACGCTTATGTTAACAAGCACCTTATAG GATCACAATACGCTACAAAAGGAAATTACAAGTTTGACTTTCGGCAGGCAACTAAATTCCAAGTTGGACATAATGTCATCACATTGCTCAGTGCTACTGATGGCCTTGCG AACTATGGAGCATTTTTCGATATGCAAAGGGCAGGAATTGATGGTGGTCCAGTCCAAATCATTGGCAATGGAAACAATCCCCTGGACTTATCGAATAACACCTGGTCATACAAG GTGGGACTAAATGGAGAAAGGAGTCAAATTTACTCACCGTCGTCACACCACGGTGCTAAGTGGAAATCTAATACACTTCCAACCAATGCGCCGATGACTTGGTATAAG ACTACATTTGAGGTTCCAGCAGGCGATGGCGGTCTGGTGTTGGATTTGGAAGGAATGACAAAAGGGCAAGCATGGGTGAATGGCAAGAACATTGGCCGTTACTGGGTAAGTTTCATTGCCGGCAATAATGGGTGTGGACCTTGCGATCGTCGACAACCATATAATTCCGACAATTGTAGAACTGGTTGCGGAAAGCCTTCACAGAGATG GTACCATGTTCCAAGATCATACACTACGCAAGGCCCGAATACTCTGGTCCTGTTTGAAGAAGTTGGTGGAGATGTTGCTCAAGTAAATCTTCAGACAGTGGCTGTTGGAACTGTCTGTTCTAATGTTCTCGAGGGAAGCACCCTTGAACTATCTTGCCAAGGAGAAGGAAGCTTCACTGATATCCAATTCGCGAGCTTCGGAAACCCTCAAGGATCATGCGGTTCATTTACAAAAGGCTCTTGCGATGCTCCTAATGCATTAGATGTCGTTAAGAAG GCATGCATTGGGCAATCTCAATGTTCGATCGACGTGGCCGAAAGTGTATTCAGTTCGAGCGGATGCAGCGAACCAAGGAAGAGTTTGGCAGTGCAGGCAGTTTGTTGA